A single region of the Salvia miltiorrhiza cultivar Shanhuang (shh) chromosome 8, IMPLAD_Smil_shh, whole genome shotgun sequence genome encodes:
- the LOC131001611 gene encoding ferredoxin--NADP reductase, leaf-type isozyme, chloroplastic isoform X1 translates to MAAAVSAAVSLPATKTASLSSRTSIISPESINFNKAPLHYRNVSSVGAKIAPIRAQVTTEAPAKAEKISKKQEEGVIVNKFRPKEPYIGRCLLNVKLTGDDAPGETWHMVFSTEGEVPYREGQSIGVIADGVDKNGKPHKLRLYSIASSALGDFGDSKTVSLCVKRLVYTNDQGEIVKGVCSNFLCDLKAGDEVKITGPVGKEMLMPKDPNATVIMLGTGTGIAPFRAFLWKMFFEEHEDYKFNGLAWLFLGVPTSSSLLYKEEFEKMKEKNPDNFRLDFAVSREQTNAKGEKMYIQTRMAEYAEELWEMLKKDNTFVYMCGLKGMEKGIDDIMVSLAAKDGKQKLFRHFVAPFFLNCIYILSFFVFEGIDWVEYKRQLKKAEQWNVEVY, encoded by the exons ATGGCTGCTGCTGTAAGCGCTGCAGTCTCTCTACCTGCCACCAAGACCGCCTCTCTTTCATCTAGAACATCCATTATTTCTCCAGAAAGCATCAATTTCAACAAG GCCCCCTTACACTACAGAAATGTGTCGTCTGTGGGTGCCAAGATCGCACCAATCAGAGCACAGGTAACTACAGAAGCTCCTGCTAAAGCCGAGAAGATTTCCAAGAAACAGGAAGAAGGGGTGATTGTCAACAAATTCAGGCCAAAAGAGCCATATATTGGCAGATGCCTTCTTAATGTCAAGCTCACCGGGGATGATGCCCCGGGTGAGACTTGGCACATGGTCTTCAGCACTGAGG GGGAGGTGCCTTATAGAGAAGGCCAGTCGATTGGGGTGATTGCCGACGGCGTAGACAAGAATGGGAAGCCTCACAAGCTGAGGTTGTACTCGATTGCCAGCAGTGCCCTTGGTGACTTTGGAGACTCCAAGACT GTCTCTTTGTGTGTTAAAAGGCTTGTCTACACCAATGATCAAGGCGAAATTGTTAAAGGAGTTTGCTCAAACTTTTTGT GTGACTTGAAAGCCGGTGACGAAGTGAAGATAACTGGCCCTGTGGGGAAAGAAATGCTCATGCCTAAAGACCCCAATGCTACAGTCATAATG CTCGGAACTGGGACTGGAATTGCTCCTTTCCGCGCATTCTTGTGGAAAATGTTCTTCGAGGAACACGAGGACTACAAG TTCAATGGTTTAGCATGGCTATTCTTGGGTGTCCCAACAAGCAGCTCCTTGCTCTACAAGGAG GAATTTgagaaaatgaaggagaaaaatCCGGACAACTTCCGGCTGGACTTTGCTGTGAGCAGAGAACAGACGAATGCCAAGGGTGAGAAGATGTACATCCAAACTCGGATGGCTGAGTACGCGGAGGAGCTGTGGGAGATGCTCAAGAAAGACAACACGTTTGTGTACATGTGCGGGCTCAAGGGCATGGAGAAGGGCATCGATGACATCATGGTTTCCTTAGCTGCTAAAGATGGTAAGCAGAAACTCTTTAGGCATTTTGTTGCACCATTCTTTCTCAACTGTATATATATCTTGTCGTTTTTCGTGTTTGAAGGTATCGACTGGGTAGAGTACAAGAGGCAGTTGAAGAAGGCAGAACAATGGAATGTGGAAGTCTACTAG
- the LOC131001626 gene encoding ferredoxin--NADP reductase, leaf isozyme, chloroplastic, whose product MAAAVSAAVSLPTSKSTSLPSRTSIISPERINFNKSSLHYRHVSSAVAPIRAQVSTEAPAKKEKHSKKQEEGVVVNKFRPKEPYIGKCLLNTKITGDEAPGETWHMLFSTEGEVPYREGQSIGIIPDGIDKNGKPHKLRLYSIASSALGDLGDSKTVSLCVKRLVYTNDQGEIVKGVCSNFLCDLTPGAEVKITGPVGKEMLLPKDPNATIIMLATGTGIAPFRSFLWKMFFEKHDDYKFNGLAWLFLGVPTSSSLLYKDEFTKMKSKSPDNFRVDYAVSREETNAKGEKMYIQTRMAEYAEELWELLKKDNTYIYMCGLKGMEKGIDDIMVSLAAKDGIDWVEYKRQLKKAEQWNVEVY is encoded by the exons ATGGCTGCTGCTGTAAGTGCTGCAGTCTCTCTTCCTACTTCCAAGTCTACTTCTCTTCCATCTAGAACCTCCATTATTTCTCCAGAAAGGATCAATTTTAACAAG TCATCGTTGCATTACCGTCATGTGTCGTCAGCGGTTGCTCCAATTCGAGCTCAAGTGAGCACAGAGGCacctgccaagaaggagaagcaTTCCAAGAAACAGGAAGAGGGGGTAGTTGTCAACAAATTCAGGCCTAAAGAGCCATACATTGGCAAATGCCTCTTGAACACCAAGATTACCGGAGACGAAGCCCCCGGTGAAACCTGGCACATGCTCTTCAGCACTGAGG GAGAGGTGCCTTACAGAGAAGGCCAGTCGATTGGGATAATCCCAGATGGGATAGACAAGAACGGGAAACCACACAAGCTGAGGTTGTACTCGATTGCAAGCAGCGCCCTTGGTGATCTAGGAGACTCCAAGACT GTATCTTTGTGTGTTAAAAGGCTTGTCTACACCAATGATCAAGGGGAAATCGTTAAAGGAGTTTGCTCAAACTTTTTGT GTGACTTGACACCTGGTGCTGAGGTGAAAATAACTGGACCTGTAGGGAAAGAGATGCTCCTGCCAAAAGACCCCAATGCTACCATTATAATG CTTGCTACCGGAACTGGGATTGCTCCTTTCCGCTCGTTTTTGTGGAAGATGTTCTTTGAGAAGCACGATGACTACAAG TTCAATGGCTTAGCATGGCTGTTTCTGGGTGTTCCAACGAGCAGCTCTTTGCTCTACAAAGAT GAATTCACGAAAATGAAGAGTAAAAGCCCAGACAACTTCCGAGTGGACTATGCTGTGAGCAGGGAAGAGACGAATGCGAAGGGGGAGAAGATGTACATCCAAACACGGATGGCTGAGTACGCGGAAGAGCTATGGGAGCTGCTCAAGAAGGACAACACATACATATACATGTGTGGGCTCAAGGGCATGGAGAAGGGCATTGACGACATCATGGTCTCCTTAGCTGCTAAAGATG GTATCGACTGGGTAGAGTACAAGAGGCAGTTGAAGAAAGCAGAGCAATGGAATGTAGAAGTCTACTAA
- the LOC131001611 gene encoding ferredoxin--NADP reductase, leaf-type isozyme, chloroplastic isoform X2, producing MAAAVSAAVSLPATKTASLSSRTSIISPESINFNKAPLHYRNVSSVGAKIAPIRAQVTTEAPAKAEKISKKQEEGVIVNKFRPKEPYIGRCLLNVKLTGDDAPGETWHMVFSTEGEVPYREGQSIGVIADGVDKNGKPHKLRLYSIASSALGDFGDSKTVSLCVKRLVYTNDQGEIVKGVCSNFLCDLKAGDEVKITGPVGKEMLMPKDPNATVIMLGTGTGIAPFRAFLWKMFFEEHEDYKFNGLAWLFLGVPTSSSLLYKEEFEKMKEKNPDNFRLDFAVSREQTNAKGEKMYIQTRMAEYAEELWEMLKKDNTFVYMCGLKGMEKGIDDIMVSLAAKDGIDWVEYKRQLKKAEQWNVEVY from the exons ATGGCTGCTGCTGTAAGCGCTGCAGTCTCTCTACCTGCCACCAAGACCGCCTCTCTTTCATCTAGAACATCCATTATTTCTCCAGAAAGCATCAATTTCAACAAG GCCCCCTTACACTACAGAAATGTGTCGTCTGTGGGTGCCAAGATCGCACCAATCAGAGCACAGGTAACTACAGAAGCTCCTGCTAAAGCCGAGAAGATTTCCAAGAAACAGGAAGAAGGGGTGATTGTCAACAAATTCAGGCCAAAAGAGCCATATATTGGCAGATGCCTTCTTAATGTCAAGCTCACCGGGGATGATGCCCCGGGTGAGACTTGGCACATGGTCTTCAGCACTGAGG GGGAGGTGCCTTATAGAGAAGGCCAGTCGATTGGGGTGATTGCCGACGGCGTAGACAAGAATGGGAAGCCTCACAAGCTGAGGTTGTACTCGATTGCCAGCAGTGCCCTTGGTGACTTTGGAGACTCCAAGACT GTCTCTTTGTGTGTTAAAAGGCTTGTCTACACCAATGATCAAGGCGAAATTGTTAAAGGAGTTTGCTCAAACTTTTTGT GTGACTTGAAAGCCGGTGACGAAGTGAAGATAACTGGCCCTGTGGGGAAAGAAATGCTCATGCCTAAAGACCCCAATGCTACAGTCATAATG CTCGGAACTGGGACTGGAATTGCTCCTTTCCGCGCATTCTTGTGGAAAATGTTCTTCGAGGAACACGAGGACTACAAG TTCAATGGTTTAGCATGGCTATTCTTGGGTGTCCCAACAAGCAGCTCCTTGCTCTACAAGGAG GAATTTgagaaaatgaaggagaaaaatCCGGACAACTTCCGGCTGGACTTTGCTGTGAGCAGAGAACAGACGAATGCCAAGGGTGAGAAGATGTACATCCAAACTCGGATGGCTGAGTACGCGGAGGAGCTGTGGGAGATGCTCAAGAAAGACAACACGTTTGTGTACATGTGCGGGCTCAAGGGCATGGAGAAGGGCATCGATGACATCATGGTTTCCTTAGCTGCTAAAGATG GTATCGACTGGGTAGAGTACAAGAGGCAGTTGAAGAAGGCAGAACAATGGAATGTGGAAGTCTACTAG
- the LOC130998155 gene encoding uncharacterized protein LOC130998155 — protein MEPWKVRSSRSKANNVVACKKHPKHRQSPGVCSICLRQKLSQLSNCDSSRAARSRSASSASSLSSYVSSLSSSNASPAPDAVAFFRKSRSMALVVPRRRKQEAGQNGKEIPIVKGGFWSKLLPQKSTRTLMHSRTTREIKGSLHHFIT, from the coding sequence ATGGAACCATGGAAGGTAAGATCCAGTAGATCCAAGGCGAACAATGTGGTGGCCTGCAAGAAGCACCCCAAGCACAGGCAATCTCCGGGAGTTTGCTCTATCTGTCTGCGCCAGAAGCTCTCGCAGCTCTCcaattgcgacagctccagagCTGCCAGATCTCGATCCGCTTCTTCtgcttcttctctctcctcctacgtctcttctctctcctcctcaAATGCCTCGCCTGCGCCGGACGCCGTCGCCTTTTTCAGGAAGAGTAGATCCATGGCGCTGGTGGTGCCGCGGAGACGAAAACAAGAGGCCGGTCAGAATGGTAAGGAGATTCCGATTGTTAAAGGAGGGTTTTGGTCCAAATTGTTGCCCCAAAAAAGTACAAGGACATTGATGCATTCCAGAActaccagagaaatcaaaggaTCGTTGCATCACTTCATTACTTGA